From the genome of Fundulus heteroclitus isolate FHET01 chromosome 7, MU-UCD_Fhet_4.1, whole genome shotgun sequence, one region includes:
- the LOC118563568 gene encoding heat shock 70 kDa protein 12A-like, with amino-acid sequence MGDSFIIAIDFGTAYSGYAFNITPRDDEIDPYIKSWGEEVGLENPKTPTCILFDGQEEFISFGYQAKEDYLSKTGQEAREKYFFNCFKMALYGKKLTRNLKIKAANGKEMTALKVFTEALRFLKDDALKTIAKNTEGKKFKASDFTWVLTVPAIWDHSAKQFMREAATQAGLVTKGNSNKLIIALEPEAASVHCKKLPSDGFIAENRGEDKLDQSPGTQYIVVDCGGGTIDITVHEVLEGGALKELHKASGNDLGGQNVDRKFKEFLSEIFCDGVWDEYEQSYPSEVERMMNDFTVFKKKEKDIEVICSLNLGRVAQKKQDIEKFLEKVQGVSYNEGSIRITKQKLRSFFEESLWGITKSLRQILCKDFKIEYILLVGGFAESEILRRHITDEFIDNCKVLCPFRPQEVILKGAVEFGRRPHLVVSRKSGFTYGVAVNEEFDASVHSPDKKFTTKEGTFCADIFMNLVTADEDVGWDEIRNHILNPLESDQTQVNFTFFQTKKKKVNYVDEGGVEEIGSFVVQSPDITLGRKREIKLEIKFGFTEMTATGTDKETGKKQTIELDFMRM; translated from the exons ATGGGAGACTCTTTCATCATAGCTATAGATTTTGGCACTGCATACAGTGGATATGCCTTCAATATAACACCGAGAGACGATGAAATAGATCCATACATAAAGAGTTGGGGTGAAGAGGTTGGACTTGAGAACCCAAAGACTCCTACCTGCATCCTGTTTGATGGCCAAGAAGAATTTATCAGCTTTGGTTATCAAGCTAAAGAAGACTATCTTTCAAAAACGGGCCAAGAAGCCAGGGAGAAGTACTTCTTTAACTGCTTCAAGATGGCTCTCTATGGAAAA AAACTCACCAGAAATCTGAAGATTAAAGCAGCAAATGGAAAGGAAATGACGGCACTGAAAGTTTTCACTGAAGCATTGAGATTCCTGAAGGACGACGCTTTAAAAACCATcgcaaaaaacacagaagggaAAAAGTTCAAAGCCTCTGACTTCACCTGGGTGCTGACTGTTCCTGCCATCTGGGATCATTCAGCTAAACAATTTATGAGAGAAGCTGCAACTCAG GCAGGTCTTGTGACCAAAGGAAACAGCAATAAACTGATCATTGCCTTGGAACCAGAAGCCGCTTCGGTCCATTGTAAGAAGCTACCATCTGATGGTTTCATAGCAGAAAATAGAGGAGAAGATAAACTAGACCAGTCTCCAGGGACCCAGTACATTGTGGTTGACTGTGGag GGGGAACTATTGACATCACTGTTCATGAAGTCTTGGAAGGAGGAGCTCTGAAGGAGCTACACAAGGCATCTGGAAATGATCTGGGAGGACAAAACGTGGACAGAAAGTTTAAGGAGTTCCTCAGTGAAATATTTTGTGATGGAGTCTGGGATGAATATGAACAAAGCTACCCCAGTGAGGTTGAGAGAATGATGAATGATTTCactgttttcaaaaaaaaggaaaaagatatAGAAGTGATCTGTTCACTGAATCTGGGGAGAGTGGCTcagaaaaaacaagacattGAAAAGTTccttgaaaaagttcaaggagtatCCTACAACGAAGGTTCAATCAGAATCACTAAACAGAAACTGAGGTCTTTCTTTGAAGAAAGTCTGTGGGGAATCACTAAGAGTCTCCGGCAAATATTATGTAAAGATTTCAAAATAGAGTACATCCTGTTAGTGGGGGGATTTGCTGAGAGTGAGATTCTACGCAGACACATTACCGATGAGTTTATTGACAACTGCAAAGTTCTGTGTCCATTTAGGCCACAAGAAGTGATCTTAAAGGGAGCTGTTGAGTTTGGAAGAAGGCCACACTTGGTAGTATCTAGAAAAAGTGGCTTCACTTATGGGGTTGCTGTTAATGAGGAGTTTGATGCTTCAGTACACAGCCCGGACAAAAAGTTCACAACCAAAGAAGGCACGTTTTGTGCTGATATCTTCATGAACCTTGTGACAGCAGATGAGGATGTTGGTTGGGATGAAATCAGGAACCACATCTTAAACCCATTAGAATCAGATCAAACCCAAGTgaactttacattttttcaaacaaagaaaaaaaaagtaaattacgTGGATGAGGGAGGAGTAGAAGAAATTGGATCATTTGTCGTTCAGTCTCCTGACATCACACTTGGAAGAAAACGTGAGATTAAACTGGAGATAAAGTTTGGTTTCACAGAAATGACAGCCACAGGCACTGACAAAGAGACAGGCAAGAAACAGACGATTGAATTGGACTTCATGAGGATGTaa